In Acidobacteriota bacterium, one genomic interval encodes:
- a CDS encoding efflux RND transporter periplasmic adaptor subunit has translation MKLKFSGKQILITIAVLAVAGTAGWFFWSKREASAEEYLTAKIERGDLRNSVFATGTLQAVTTVQVGSQVSGTIASLSADFNTKVHRGQVVAQLDPSILQAQVSSARANLEQAKASAADAQAKLLAAKANVQNLQAGVSSANANLSALKAQMDDAASLLKRQKALADAGIAAERDLESARTTYNAAEARYKQAVAQLEQARSSEQSSATAGVAQAEAQVKQTQAQVKQTEASLKLAEVNLSHTTIVSPIDGVVVSRNVDVGQTVAASFSAPVLFTIANDLTQMQVIANIDQADIGSINQENKVTFTVDAYTGRRFEGEIKEIRLSPQNVQNVVTYNVVINVQNPDQKLLPGMTANLTFAVAERKAVLKVPNAALRFSPKDMTPDKIREIMRSQRGGGQGGEQQAQSSEGAQQGAQAGQADGSGNRQGRRAQQGQGGQEGQQGQRSQQGQAGENGGGRRTGGGSGVPGEGQWRLVWVLGADNKPQPRRVKLGITDGTATEVMDGNLQEGETIIVGQKISGNGATTTSTRPPGFGGAPFGGGPAGGGRR, from the coding sequence ATGAAACTAAAATTTTCTGGGAAACAAATTCTTATAACCATTGCGGTATTGGCAGTGGCGGGAACGGCGGGCTGGTTTTTTTGGAGCAAACGGGAAGCCAGTGCTGAAGAATATCTGACCGCCAAAATTGAGCGAGGGGATCTTCGTAATAGTGTGTTTGCCACCGGCACGCTGCAAGCCGTAACCACGGTTCAGGTGGGCAGTCAAGTGTCAGGAACCATTGCGTCTTTATCGGCGGATTTCAACACCAAAGTTCATAGAGGGCAGGTTGTAGCGCAGCTTGATCCTTCGATCTTGCAGGCACAGGTTTCTTCAGCCCGCGCCAATCTGGAACAGGCGAAGGCGAGCGCCGCAGATGCGCAGGCGAAATTATTGGCCGCGAAAGCGAACGTTCAAAACCTGCAGGCAGGCGTGTCGAGCGCAAATGCCAATTTGTCGGCGCTAAAAGCTCAAATGGATGATGCTGCCAGTTTGTTGAAACGGCAAAAAGCGTTGGCGGACGCAGGCATTGCGGCGGAACGTGATTTGGAATCGGCGCGGACGACTTATAACGCGGCAGAGGCCCGATATAAACAAGCCGTGGCGCAATTGGAACAGGCGCGCTCCAGCGAACAATCTTCTGCCACTGCGGGGGTGGCTCAGGCGGAAGCGCAGGTCAAACAAACCCAGGCGCAGGTCAAACAAACGGAAGCTTCGTTGAAATTGGCTGAGGTGAATTTGAGTCATACGACCATTGTTTCGCCGATTGATGGTGTGGTTGTGTCGCGCAACGTGGACGTGGGGCAAACGGTCGCTGCCAGTTTTTCAGCGCCGGTGTTGTTTACCATCGCCAACGACCTGACGCAGATGCAGGTCATTGCCAACATTGACCAGGCGGACATTGGCTCAATCAATCAGGAAAACAAAGTGACATTCACGGTGGATGCTTACACCGGACGCCGGTTTGAAGGCGAGATCAAGGAAATCCGCCTCAGTCCGCAGAACGTTCAGAACGTTGTTACTTATAACGTCGTCATCAACGTGCAGAACCCGGATCAGAAGTTGTTGCCCGGAATGACTGCAAACCTGACCTTTGCCGTGGCCGAGCGCAAAGCAGTGCTCAAGGTGCCAAATGCTGCGCTTCGGTTTTCTCCGAAGGATATGACTCCGGATAAGATTCGAGAGATCATGCGTAGCCAGCGTGGCGGCGGCCAAGGTGGCGAACAGCAAGCTCAATCATCTGAAGGCGCTCAGCAAGGAGCACAAGCTGGTCAAGCTGATGGCAGCGGCAACAGGCAGGGACGACGTGCTCAACAAGGGCAAGGAGGGCAGGAAGGTCAACAGGGTCAGCGCAGTCAGCAGGGACAGGCAGGAGAAAATGGCGGTGGTCGTCGTACAGGCGGTGGATCGGGTGTTCCAGGCGAAGGGCAATGGCGTTTGGTGTGGGTGCTGGGCGCCGATAACAAACCACAACCGCGCAGAGTCAAACTTGGCATTACCGATGGCACCGCCACCGAAGTAATGGATGGGAATCTGCAGGAAGGAGAGACCATCATTGTCGGGCAGAAAATCTCTGGCAATGGCGCAACGACAACCAGCACGCGTCCGCCGGGATTTGGTGGCGCTCCGTTCGGCGGTGGACCTGCCGGTGGAGGCCGCAGATAA
- a CDS encoding ABC transporter ATP-binding protein produces the protein MQVATVTEQTKKIEVGAEPLRTENTARPVIEIDHLHKVYKTGDVEVHALRGVSMTIREGEFIAIMGTSGSGKSTMMNIVGCLDRPTRGKYVLDGHDVSQLSKDQRADIRNLKIGFVFQGFNLLSRTSALENVELPMLYANVPTEERHKRAHEALISVGLAGREYNHPNQLSGGQQQRVAIARSLVNRPTLILADEPTGNLDTRTSIEVMEIFQRLNREKGITIVLVTHEQDIAEYTKRVVVFRDGKIRRDYKIDEPRDAAEELRLLPPPNDDDDDEE, from the coding sequence ATGCAAGTGGCAACAGTGACAGAACAAACGAAAAAGATTGAGGTAGGTGCGGAACCGCTGAGGACTGAAAACACAGCGCGCCCGGTCATTGAGATTGATCACCTGCACAAGGTTTACAAAACAGGCGATGTCGAAGTCCACGCATTGCGCGGCGTATCCATGACTATTCGCGAAGGCGAATTCATCGCAATTATGGGCACCTCCGGCTCCGGCAAATCTACGATGATGAATATCGTGGGCTGTTTGGATCGCCCAACACGTGGCAAATACGTCCTGGACGGACACGATGTTTCGCAGCTTTCCAAAGATCAGCGTGCGGACATTCGGAATCTGAAAATTGGGTTTGTCTTTCAGGGGTTCAATCTTCTCTCTCGAACTTCGGCCTTGGAAAACGTTGAGCTGCCAATGTTGTATGCCAACGTTCCGACCGAAGAACGGCATAAACGCGCGCACGAAGCATTGATTTCCGTTGGATTGGCAGGGCGTGAATACAACCATCCGAATCAACTTTCCGGCGGTCAGCAACAACGCGTCGCTATCGCACGCTCACTGGTCAATCGTCCCACGTTGATTCTGGCCGATGAACCGACAGGCAATCTGGACACTCGGACTTCCATCGAAGTGATGGAAATTTTTCAACGGTTGAATCGGGAAAAAGGCATCACGATCGTGCTGGTTACGCACGAACAGGACATCGCCGAGTACACCAAGCGAGTGGTGGTGTTTCGTGATGGTAAAATCAGACGCGATTACAAGATTGACGAACCGCGCGATGCCGCCGAGGAGCTAAGACTCTTGCCACCTCCAAACGATGATGACGATGATGAGGAGTAA